In the Lactobacillus paragasseri genome, AGTTTCAAATAGTTACAGTATTTATGCTGTTAACAACAAGTTGACCGGTTACTCATTAGCTCCATCTAAGAGTATGGGTGGCGGATTCCCTAATTGGTACTATGTTGGTTATGCTAAATAAATCAAATAAACAAAAGGTGCGACTGATGGCCGCGCCTTTTTCTTTAGCTTTTTTTAATAGCAGAAAATAGGTATAATTAAAGGGTTAAAGAAAGGAAGCAACTATGGTTTCAGTAGCTTTTAAAAATAATTTAAAAGAAAAATACGGAATAAAGTTTAATAACGAAAATTTACTTGAAGATGCATTCACTCATTCTTCTTATGCAAATGAACATCCCGGGAGAAAAGATTATGAAAAGTTAGAGTTTCTAGGGGATGCTGTTCTTGAACTAGCTGTATCCGATTATCTATATCGGCATTTTCCAAGATTAAATGAAGGTGAATTAACGCGAATGCGTTCTAATATTGTTAGAACTGAAGGATTTTCTGAATTTGCGATTGAATGTGGTTTTCCAGCAGAAATTAATCTTGGTAAGGGAGAAGAAAAGGCTGGGGCAAGAAAGCGCAAGACACTTCTTGAAGATGTCTTTGAGGCATTTAATGGAGCATTGTTCTTAGATCAAGGAATGCCAGCTGTACAACATTTCTTGCATTTGACAGTTTATCCATTGATTGCTGAAGGTGATTTTAACGCTTCAAGAGATTATAAGACTGAGCTTCAAGAACGTCTACAAGTAAATGGGCCAGTTAAGATTGAATATCAAGTAATTGCCGAAGATGAATCAAAGCCATCCTTTAAAGTACAATTACTTGTAAATGATAAAAAGATTTCTGAAGGACAAGGCCGCAATAAAAAAGCTGCTGAGCAGCAAGCGGCTCAAGCTGCATTAGATAAAAATAAATAAGAAAAGGTGAGTCTGTGCCACTACAACAATTAGTTTTAAATGGTTTTAAGTCTTTTGCTGATAAGACGACAATTAGATTTAATAATGGTATTACGGGAATCGTTGGTCCAAATGGTAGTGGAAAAAGTAACATTACTGAAGCAATTCGCTGGGTAATGGGTGAAGGTTCTGCCAAGTCTTTACGTGGTGAAAATATGAAAGATGTTATTTTCGCTGGTAGTCAAATGCGTGCTCCAATGAATCATGCTGAAGTGGAGTTGATTTTCGATAACCGCGACCACCAACTTGCTTCTGATGAAAAAGAAGTTATCGTAACCAGAAAAATTTTGCGTAACGGCGAAAGTGATTATCTTTTAAATCATCATCCCGTAAGATTAAAAGATGTTAGAACACTTTTTATTGAGTCAGGTATGTCTTCTGACAGTTTGGGCATCATTTCTCAAGGAAAAGTTGATGAAATTCTTAATTCTAAACCGCAGCAGCGTCGCGGGATCTTTGAAGAAGCAGCTGGTGTGCTTCATTTTAAACAACAAAAAGAAACTGCTTTAAAGCAATTAGATAAGACTAATGCTAATTTAATTAGAATTAATGACTTAGTTAAAGAATTAGAAGGCAGAATTGAGCCACTTCATGAACAAAGTTCTTTAGCAAAAGAATATAAGTTTCAAAAAGAACAGCTAGACCATAAGTTAAAGCAACTTTTAGGTTTAGAAATTGAAAGCTTAAATGAAGAGAAAAAAGATGTTGCTAAGAAAGCAAATACTAATCAAGAGATACTTGATAAGTTAGATAATGAAGTTAAGCAATCACAGGCTGATTTAGAAGAAAAACGCAAACAATCAAATAAACGTCACGCTGAAAAAGATGAAAAACAACAAGAGCTGTTATCTTTGACGCAAAAACTTGCTGCTCTTAATACTGATCTTCAGATGCACCAACAATCAAGAGAATATGATGTTGCGACACAAAAAGAATATAATGCTCAGGCTGAAGAATTAAAAGAACGACAAAAACATTTATATAAGCAGCTGACGGCTAATGAAGAAGATCTAAAGAGTCAGAATCAAGTTCTTGCAGAATTTTTAAAGAAACAAAAGGAATTAAAGCAGGAACTTAAGCAAGGACCAGAACAATTAAATAATCAGTTAGAGAAAGTTCGATCCGATTATATTCAAACTTTACAAGATCAAACTAGCAATAATAACGAGATTGTTTACCTAAAAAATGAATTGACGCGAAGCCAAAAATCAAGCAATAATCGCCAGCAAGAGGTTGAAGAGCAATTAGCAGTAGCGAAAAAAGTTCTTGCAGAACTAAAGAAGCAAGGCCATGATCTTGTTTTAAAACGACAACAATTAAATGAAACTATTTCGTCTCTTGACCAAAAGATTACTCAAAAAAGTAAGCTTAAAGATCAAAATGAACAAACCTATTTGAGTGTCAGAAATAAATTACAACAGATTTCTGCGCAAGTAGAGGGGCTAAAGCGAATTAGAGATCGCCATGAAGGTTATTATTATGGAGTTAAATACGTTTTAAACCATCAAAGTGATTTTCATGGAATTGTTGGTGTTATTGGCGAGCTGATTTCTTTCCCAGCTGAATTAGAAGCAGCCTTATCAACTGCTTTAAGTGGCGGAGTACAAGATTTAGTAACTATTGACCAGAATAGTGCAAGAGATGCAATTAATTTGCTAAAACAAACTCGAAGCGGGAGAGCTACCTTTTTACCATTAGATGGCTTGCGTCATAATGAAATTGCAACTTCTACATTGAATTCTCTTCAAAGCATCGAAGGATTTAAGGGTGTAGCGGCAGATTTAGTAACTGCTAAAACTAAAGTTAATATTTCAAATGCAATTTCTTATCTTTTAGGGAATGTGTTAGTAGTTGATACTATTGATACAGCTTTACGTGTTCAACGCAGAATTGGTCGTTACTATCGTATTGTTACTTTAGACGGAGATATTATTAGCCCTGGTGGAAGTATGACGGGGGGAACCAGAAATACCAGAAATAATTCTCCACTTGCAACTAATGCGGAAATTGATAAATTAACAAATCAAATTAAAGTTGGTAAAGAAAAATTTGCTAAATTAGAAGCGACTTTGAATGATCTAAATCATAAGTTATCTGATTTACAAACTGACTTAGAAACCAAAAATACTGAATTGAATTCTTTAAATCAAAAGATTAGTGAACAAGCAATTAAGTATGAAAATGAAGAAAAAGAAGTAAAGCGACTAAATCAGTTAAACGATCTACAACAAAAAGCTGAGCTTGAGAAAAAGCAAGAAGAAGCAGAACTTACCAGTCGCCTTGAAAAGGCACAAGTTAAAAAAGATCAACTTGAGAAGCTAGCTCAAACACAAAGGTCAAAAATGGATCAGTTAAAGAGTGATCTAAATGATTTTGATGAGGCTTATCAAAAACTTCAGACTAAATTAAGTAACTTAAATTCTGATTTGGCTGTAGTAAAGAATAAGCTTGAAAACCTTAATGCGAAAAAAGCAGAATTAGAAGAGCAATTGGTAAATACTAATTCTAGACTTAAAGACATTGATGAAAAAATCAAGGCACTTGCTTTATCTCAAAATGGTCAAAGCGAAACTGAGATAGAAGAGCAAGTCGCTGAATTAAGTAAAAAGAAAAAGCAGATGCAACAAGCTTTAGCTGAAATAAACCAAGATTTAGGTAAATTTGATGCTCAGATAAATAATCTTGACCAAGTAGCAACCAGAAATTATAACTTACGTAAAAACACAGCTGCCGAACAGGAAGAATATTCTGCAAAACTTGGAGAATTAAAATCTCAAATCAATCAAAAACTTGGTACTTTGAGTGAAGAATATTCTTTGACTTTTGAAGCTGCGTTGCAATTGTCTAAAGGACAGAATACAACAGAGTTGCGTAAAAAGTTAGAGCGTGAGGTTCATTTGCATAAGATGTCTTTAGCAGATATTGGCGAAGTAAATCTGAATGCGATTGAAGAATACGAAGATGTTAAAACTCGTTATGATTTCTTAAATGGCCAGCAGACTGATTTACTAAAGGCTAGAAAAGATATTGAAGAGTCTATGTCTAAACTTGACGACGAAGTAAAGAACCGCTTTAGTACAACCTTCCATCAAATAGAAAAGAGTTTTGCAAAGATCTTTCCAATTATGTTTGACGGAGGACATGCAAGATTAGAGCTAACTGATCCTAAGAACTTACTTGAAACGGGAATTGAGATTATTGCCCAGCCGCCTGGCAAAAAGTCACAAAAATTAACGCTTTTGTCTGGTGGTGAAAGAGCTTTAACTGCAATTACCTTACTATTTGCAATGCTACAAGTTAATCCCGTCCCATTCTGTATTTTAGATGAGGTAGAAGCAGCTTTAGATGAAACTAATGTTGATCGCTTTGCTCAGTTCTTGAATCACTATGACATGAAGACTCAGTTTATTGTAATTACTCACCGTCGCGGTACAATGCAAAAAGCAGATAATTTATATGGAATTGTAATGCAGGAATCTGGTATTTCCAAGGTTTTATCGGTATCGTTAAACGAAATTAAGAAAGAAGTGAATTAGCAGTGGGGTTATTTGATAAGATCAAAAAATCTCTTTTTGGTCATAAAGATGAAGATCAAGAAGAAAAAGAAGAACATAAAGTAGATGAAGAAACGACTGAAGAAGCTCAAGATTCTGAAGTGAATACTGAGGCTGAAGAACCTGAAAACGAGTCAGACCTAGCTTTAAAAGAAACTAACAAGCCTGATGAAGAAACCGAAGACTCTGACGAAACTCCTGGCTGGAGTGATGCTGGTAGTGCTTTTGAAGAAAGTCAAAACGAAGTAGAAGAAAAGACAACTAAAGCTGAAGATACTTCTTTAGAAGAATCAAAATCTGAAGAATATGAAGATAAGATTTCAGTGTCTGAGCCAGAGACTGATTTAGCTGAAAATACTGAAGAAGAATCAGCTGAAAAAGAAGATGAACAAGAGCGATATGATAAAGGATTGGAAAAGACGAATCATTCCTTTGGTGCTCGTCTGAATGCATTTTTTGCTAAGTTTAGAACAGTTGATGAAGACTTTTTTGATGACCTTGAAGACTTATTAATTGAATCAGATGTCGGTTTTGAAACTGCTGAAGAATTAACCGATTCTTTAAGGGATGAAGCAAAACTTCAAAATGCCAAAAGTCACGACGACTTAAAACAAGTCATTGTCGAAAAATTAGTTGATATTTATGACAAAGGCGGCGAAGGCAAAGATTCAAAACTAGCTGATGATCCAGAAGCAAAGCCAAATGTATATTTGTTTGTTGGTGTTAATGGAGCTGGTAAAACAACGACGATTGGTAAATTGGCCAAGAGAATCAAAGATTCAGGCAAGTCTGTCATGATGGTAGCAGCTGATACTTTTAGAGCTGGAGCTGTAGAGCAATTGGTTGAATGGGGACGACGTGATGGCGTCGAGGTAGTCACTGGACCTGAAAAAGCTGATCCTGCTTCTGTAGTTTATGATGGTGTTAAAAAAGCTAAGGACAGACGAATAGATTTCCTATTAGTTGATACGGCTGGTCGTCTTCAAAATAAAGTAAACTTAATGAGTGAGCTGGATAAAATCAAGCGAACAATAAAGAAAATCTTACCTGATCAACCTAATGAAGTTCTTTTAGTTCTTGATGGTTCAACTGGCCAAAACGCATTGCTTCAAGCAAAAGATTTTGATAAGACTACAAAACTTACAGGTTTAGTTTTAACCAAGCTTGATGGCTCATCTAAGGGTGGAGTAGTTTTAGCAATTAGAAATGAAATGGATTTGCCAGTTAAATTAGTTGGTTTGGGAGAAAAGGTTGATGATTTAGCAAACTTTGACGCAGAAAAATTTGCAATCGGTCTCTTCCAAGGATTAATCTAATCATAGATGAAGCTATAAGTAATATAAAAGGAGTAAATAATGAAGCATTTAAGCGCATGTACAACTATCTTAGTTGGTAAAAAAGCCTCAATTGATGGCTCAGTGATGATTTCACGTAATGATGATACAGCAGGTGCAATTACACCACAAAAGTTTATTATTGAACCAGCTGCTCATGGTGAAAAGGGACGTAAAATTAAGTCTTGGCTTAATAAATTTGAAATGGATCTTCCAGAAGATGCTCAAAGAGTACCAGCTGTTCCAAACGTTGACTATAAAAAATTAGGTTACTATGACGAAAGCGGTATTAATCAAAAGAATGTTGCAATGTCATGTACTGAATCAACTTATGGTAATGAAAGAACTTTGGCATTTGATCCATTAGTTGAAGATGGCTTAGATGAAGATTGTATGCAAACTGTAGTTTTGCCATACATTGACTCTGCTAGAGCTGGTGTTAAGCGTCTGGGTTCATTGATCAAGAAGTATGGATCTCCTGCTGGAAACTCAGTTTTATTTGGTGATAAAGATGAAGTTTGGTACATGGAAATTGTTACTGGTCACCACTGGGTTGCTCAACGTATTCCAGATGATTGTTATGCAGCAACAGGTAACCGTGTAGCTATCCAACAAGTTAATTTTGATGATCCTGATAACTTTATGTGGAGTGAAGGAATTCAAGAATTTGTTGAAAAGAACCACTTAAATCCTGATCACGAAGGTTGGAATTTCCGTCATATTTTTGGAACATATACTGAACAAGATCGTCACTACAATACTAGTCGTCAATGGTATATTCAAAAACTTTTCAATCCAGAAATTGAACAAGATCCTGAAGATCCAGATATTCCATTCATTAGAAAAGCTTCTAAGAAATTAGCTAAAGAAGATATTGA is a window encoding:
- the rnc gene encoding ribonuclease III, which gives rise to MVSVAFKNNLKEKYGIKFNNENLLEDAFTHSSYANEHPGRKDYEKLEFLGDAVLELAVSDYLYRHFPRLNEGELTRMRSNIVRTEGFSEFAIECGFPAEINLGKGEEKAGARKRKTLLEDVFEAFNGALFLDQGMPAVQHFLHLTVYPLIAEGDFNASRDYKTELQERLQVNGPVKIEYQVIAEDESKPSFKVQLLVNDKKISEGQGRNKKAAEQQAAQAALDKNK
- the smc gene encoding chromosome segregation protein SMC, with amino-acid sequence MPLQQLVLNGFKSFADKTTIRFNNGITGIVGPNGSGKSNITEAIRWVMGEGSAKSLRGENMKDVIFAGSQMRAPMNHAEVELIFDNRDHQLASDEKEVIVTRKILRNGESDYLLNHHPVRLKDVRTLFIESGMSSDSLGIISQGKVDEILNSKPQQRRGIFEEAAGVLHFKQQKETALKQLDKTNANLIRINDLVKELEGRIEPLHEQSSLAKEYKFQKEQLDHKLKQLLGLEIESLNEEKKDVAKKANTNQEILDKLDNEVKQSQADLEEKRKQSNKRHAEKDEKQQELLSLTQKLAALNTDLQMHQQSREYDVATQKEYNAQAEELKERQKHLYKQLTANEEDLKSQNQVLAEFLKKQKELKQELKQGPEQLNNQLEKVRSDYIQTLQDQTSNNNEIVYLKNELTRSQKSSNNRQQEVEEQLAVAKKVLAELKKQGHDLVLKRQQLNETISSLDQKITQKSKLKDQNEQTYLSVRNKLQQISAQVEGLKRIRDRHEGYYYGVKYVLNHQSDFHGIVGVIGELISFPAELEAALSTALSGGVQDLVTIDQNSARDAINLLKQTRSGRATFLPLDGLRHNEIATSTLNSLQSIEGFKGVAADLVTAKTKVNISNAISYLLGNVLVVDTIDTALRVQRRIGRYYRIVTLDGDIISPGGSMTGGTRNTRNNSPLATNAEIDKLTNQIKVGKEKFAKLEATLNDLNHKLSDLQTDLETKNTELNSLNQKISEQAIKYENEEKEVKRLNQLNDLQQKAELEKKQEEAELTSRLEKAQVKKDQLEKLAQTQRSKMDQLKSDLNDFDEAYQKLQTKLSNLNSDLAVVKNKLENLNAKKAELEEQLVNTNSRLKDIDEKIKALALSQNGQSETEIEEQVAELSKKKKQMQQALAEINQDLGKFDAQINNLDQVATRNYNLRKNTAAEQEEYSAKLGELKSQINQKLGTLSEEYSLTFEAALQLSKGQNTTELRKKLEREVHLHKMSLADIGEVNLNAIEEYEDVKTRYDFLNGQQTDLLKARKDIEESMSKLDDEVKNRFSTTFHQIEKSFAKIFPIMFDGGHARLELTDPKNLLETGIEIIAQPPGKKSQKLTLLSGGERALTAITLLFAMLQVNPVPFCILDEVEAALDETNVDRFAQFLNHYDMKTQFIVITHRRGTMQKADNLYGIVMQESGISKVLSVSLNEIKKEVN
- the ftsY gene encoding signal recognition particle-docking protein FtsY, with amino-acid sequence MGLFDKIKKSLFGHKDEDQEEKEEHKVDEETTEEAQDSEVNTEAEEPENESDLALKETNKPDEETEDSDETPGWSDAGSAFEESQNEVEEKTTKAEDTSLEESKSEEYEDKISVSEPETDLAENTEEESAEKEDEQERYDKGLEKTNHSFGARLNAFFAKFRTVDEDFFDDLEDLLIESDVGFETAEELTDSLRDEAKLQNAKSHDDLKQVIVEKLVDIYDKGGEGKDSKLADDPEAKPNVYLFVGVNGAGKTTTIGKLAKRIKDSGKSVMMVAADTFRAGAVEQLVEWGRRDGVEVVTGPEKADPASVVYDGVKKAKDRRIDFLLVDTAGRLQNKVNLMSELDKIKRTIKKILPDQPNEVLLVLDGSTGQNALLQAKDFDKTTKLTGLVLTKLDGSSKGGVVLAIRNEMDLPVKLVGLGEKVDDLANFDAEKFAIGLFQGLI
- a CDS encoding C69 family dipeptidase; translation: MKHLSACTTILVGKKASIDGSVMISRNDDTAGAITPQKFIIEPAAHGEKGRKIKSWLNKFEMDLPEDAQRVPAVPNVDYKKLGYYDESGINQKNVAMSCTESTYGNERTLAFDPLVEDGLDEDCMQTVVLPYIDSARAGVKRLGSLIKKYGSPAGNSVLFGDKDEVWYMEIVTGHHWVAQRIPDDCYAATGNRVAIQQVNFDDPDNFMWSEGIQEFVEKNHLNPDHEGWNFRHIFGTYTEQDRHYNTSRQWYIQKLFNPEIEQDPEDPDIPFIRKASKKLAKEDIEFALGSHYQDTPFDPFGHGTEEEKHRYRPIGLNRTQNSHILQIRSDVPEEMAGIMWLCIGGPTFTPYIPFFANMNETDPSFNNTSMTYNKEDAWWYYKSLAALVESHYPQFVQLDTKYLEELNRYYRGRVEEIIENAKDLSGEELTNYLTRENQKTVAHTKKDSEELMGQMFTDAIKMSKLTFKMDPNL